One uncultured Jannaschia sp. DNA segment encodes these proteins:
- a CDS encoding NepR family anti-sigma factor — MTDEKDKEASVDDLIDQNLKRVYNSVLSEEVPDRFAKLLSQLQAGEAASPRKEGDNS; from the coding sequence ATGACCGACGAGAAAGACAAAGAAGCGAGCGTCGACGACCTTATCGACCAGAACCTCAAGCGCGTCTACAACTCGGTCCTGTCCGAAGAGGTCCCGGACCGGTTCGCCAAGCTCCTCAGTCAGTTGCAGGCCGGCGAAGCCGCCTCGCCGCGCAAGGAAGGGGACAACTCGTGA
- a CDS encoding RNA polymerase sigma factor, translated as MSHPDPREELVEHLPAMRAFAVSLTRNAALADDMVQDSLVKAWSNLDKFQPGTNMRAWLFTILRNTYYSNRRKAKREVPDTDGAITASLSRKPDHDGRLNMMDFEIAFAKLPEEQREALVLVGASGFAYEEAAVTCGVAVGTIKSRVNRGRAKLVELMGMSDDEAFELTDSATMAVVASAHNGNM; from the coding sequence GTGAGTCATCCCGATCCGCGCGAGGAGTTGGTCGAACACCTCCCCGCGATGCGGGCCTTTGCCGTTTCGCTGACCCGCAATGCGGCGTTGGCCGACGACATGGTTCAGGACTCGCTGGTCAAGGCCTGGTCCAACCTCGACAAGTTTCAGCCCGGCACGAACATGCGCGCGTGGCTCTTCACGATACTCCGGAACACGTATTATTCGAACCGGCGCAAGGCCAAGCGCGAGGTGCCCGACACGGACGGCGCGATCACCGCCAGCCTGTCACGGAAGCCCGATCATGACGGCCGCCTCAACATGATGGATTTCGAGATCGCCTTCGCCAAGCTTCCCGAAGAGCAGCGCGAGGCGCTGGTCCTCGTCGGCGCCTCCGGCTTTGCCTACGAAGAGGCGGCGGTCACCTGCGGCGTCGCCGTCGGCACAATCAAGAGCCGGGTGAACCGCGGCCGCGCCAAGCTCGTCGAGTTGATGGGCATGAGCGACGACGAGGCTTTCGAACTGACCGACAGTGCCACCATGGCGGTCGTCGCATCGGCGCATAACGGCAATATGTGA
- a CDS encoding sensor histidine kinase yields the protein MTPGGFGQRGLTTRVLILLSVALFPFAATSVFLTYDNARQAEQRSELALLLLTERATNDLQAVVQRGYGAARGLGQAILLATRRSDGCDAELADFQSRFQVYSVISYIGLDGQVVCASNGERFDLTGTPMMEALTENISDPRSSVMRNPSGQGTGLPVIVITEPVRDVDGTLQGFLSLSVPEDTLLPTMDTLALDSPVTIVTFNHRGQILTGTKDDDAARAALPAETSLMDLTDRGAQVFVADDATGQRRTYGVVPLLPDVAFALSSWPEAALVTSGPQRLLATSILPALMWLASLFVAFVALDRLVIRHIRGLSRQMRTFARTRRLVARPVMRTAGHDLAAIEREFRDMAQSILQDEARLEDNLREKNILLKEVHHRVKNNLQLITSIMNMQMRKATDDEARSMLRRLQERVLTLASVHRVLYRSEDMNRIDAGQLIRDLAEQLVAMSPRSSEIRLRVETTPIELFPDQAVPLSMLCSEAMTNAIRYAGPDADGTTQIHLALVRGGNGEGQLTITSTLGAAPVPDNENGLGAQLIRAFESQLSGTLRMGTEEDRYAVRLTFPVATQQAATQDY from the coding sequence ATGACCCCCGGCGGCTTCGGACAGCGCGGGCTGACAACGCGCGTTCTCATACTGCTGTCGGTTGCCCTGTTTCCGTTCGCCGCGACGTCGGTCTTTCTGACTTATGACAACGCGCGGCAGGCGGAACAGCGTTCGGAGCTGGCGCTTCTGCTCCTCACCGAGCGGGCGACGAACGACCTGCAGGCCGTCGTTCAGCGTGGCTATGGTGCGGCGCGCGGGTTGGGGCAGGCCATCCTGCTCGCGACCCGGCGGTCCGACGGTTGCGACGCCGAGCTCGCCGATTTCCAGAGCCGCTTTCAAGTCTATTCCGTCATCTCCTATATCGGCCTCGACGGGCAGGTCGTCTGCGCGTCGAACGGCGAACGGTTCGATCTGACGGGCACCCCGATGATGGAGGCGTTGACCGAAAATATCTCCGACCCGCGCTCCAGCGTCATGCGCAACCCCTCGGGTCAGGGCACCGGACTTCCCGTCATCGTGATCACCGAGCCGGTGCGGGACGTCGACGGCACCCTCCAGGGGTTCCTGTCGCTCTCGGTGCCCGAGGACACGCTCCTGCCGACGATGGACACACTGGCGCTCGACTCTCCGGTGACGATCGTGACCTTCAATCACCGGGGCCAGATCCTGACCGGCACCAAGGATGACGATGCGGCGCGCGCCGCCCTGCCGGCCGAGACGTCGCTGATGGATCTGACCGACCGGGGCGCACAGGTTTTCGTGGCCGACGACGCGACCGGCCAGCGTCGCACCTACGGGGTCGTCCCGCTCCTGCCGGACGTCGCCTTTGCGCTAAGCTCATGGCCCGAGGCGGCGCTCGTCACCTCGGGGCCGCAACGCCTTCTGGCGACGTCGATCCTGCCGGCGCTGATGTGGCTGGCCAGCCTCTTCGTGGCCTTCGTCGCCCTCGACCGGCTGGTGATCCGCCACATCCGGGGTCTCTCGCGGCAGATGCGGACCTTTGCGCGCACCCGCCGCCTCGTGGCGCGTCCGGTCATGCGGACCGCGGGGCACGACCTGGCCGCCATCGAGCGGGAGTTTCGCGACATGGCGCAGTCGATCCTCCAGGACGAGGCCCGGCTCGAGGACAACCTGCGCGAGAAGAACATCCTCCTCAAGGAGGTGCATCACCGGGTGAAGAACAATCTCCAGCTCATCACGTCGATCATGAACATGCAGATGCGCAAGGCGACCGACGACGAGGCCCGCAGCATGCTGCGCCGACTGCAGGAGCGGGTGCTGACGCTGGCATCGGTGCATCGCGTCCTCTACCGCTCCGAGGACATGAACCGGATCGACGCGGGCCAGCTGATCCGCGACCTTGCCGAACAGCTGGTTGCGATGTCGCCCCGCAGCAGCGAGATCCGCCTTCGGGTCGAGACCACTCCGATCGAGCTCTTTCCGGATCAGGCCGTCCCGCTCAGCATGCTCTGCAGCGAGGCGATGACCAACGCGATCCGCTATGCGGGCCCGGATGCGGATGGCACGACTCAGATCCACCTGGCGCTGGTCCGCGGCGGGAACGGGGAGGGACAGCTCACCATCACGAGCACGCTGGGCGCAGCACCGGTGCCCGACAATGAAAACGGGCTGGGCGCGCAGCTGATCCGGGCGTTCGAGAGCCAGCTGTCCGGAACGCTCCGGATGGGGACCGAGGAGGATCGTTACGCGGTGCGGCTGACCTTCCCGGTCGCCACGCAGCAGGCCGCGACGCAGGATTACTGA
- a CDS encoding phospholipase D family protein: MFERSPPTPPPHVSGPDDLDILLTAAEAYPAFERAVLAAEHEIVAGFRIFDFSTKLRTPEALKIGTDWFDLMLHTIRRGVSVRMVLSDFDPVVGTELHGGTWRSMAMATALNELAGEAGRLQIMASLHPASVGAVAKVALLPQVRSLLDGRLRRTTKRGDRALSRFLARHPRFAALTARTGGRLRPRIWPLPSLWPVTHHQKVAVIDEAVTYIGGLDLNERRWDTLRHEGPSDETWHDVQLLVRDADVAAAIKTHLEEFVEGIEGAATPSDLGGVILRTLSAKTEGRPSLFAPRPVLAEIEAALLDEIAHAERFIYIETQFLRDRRIARALARRAREQPSLQLMVVLPGAPEDVAYMGATRSDARFGEYLQFSCIRKLRRAFRGRIFVGSPVQPRTAQGTGRDTLHGAPLVYVHAKVCVIDDGFAMVGSANLNGRSLRWDTELALPIRDRAIATHLRERCLRHWCGDMEEVDALLSPETAVPAWQRLALENARRKPETRQGFLVPYLTGPARRFGRSLPAMPEEIV, encoded by the coding sequence ATGTTCGAGCGCAGCCCCCCCACGCCGCCGCCGCATGTGTCCGGCCCTGACGATCTCGACATCCTGCTGACCGCGGCCGAGGCCTATCCCGCCTTCGAGCGTGCCGTGCTCGCCGCCGAGCACGAGATCGTCGCGGGCTTCCGCATCTTCGACTTCTCGACAAAGCTGCGGACCCCCGAGGCGTTGAAGATCGGGACGGACTGGTTCGACCTGATGCTGCACACCATCCGACGGGGGGTATCGGTCCGCATGGTGCTGTCGGATTTCGACCCCGTCGTCGGGACCGAGCTGCATGGCGGCACATGGCGCAGCATGGCGATGGCGACCGCGCTGAACGAGCTTGCGGGCGAGGCGGGGCGGCTTCAGATCATGGCCTCGCTCCACCCGGCTTCGGTCGGGGCGGTCGCCAAGGTCGCCCTCCTGCCGCAGGTGCGGTCGCTTCTCGACGGTCGGCTTCGCCGCACGACGAAGCGCGGGGACCGCGCGCTGTCGCGCTTCCTTGCCCGTCATCCGCGCTTCGCGGCGTTGACCGCCCGGACCGGGGGGCGGCTCCGGCCCCGGATCTGGCCGCTGCCGTCGCTCTGGCCCGTCACCCATCACCAGAAGGTTGCGGTGATCGACGAGGCGGTGACCTATATCGGCGGGCTCGACCTCAACGAGCGGCGCTGGGACACGCTGCGCCATGAAGGTCCGTCGGACGAGACATGGCACGACGTGCAGCTTCTGGTCCGGGACGCGGACGTGGCGGCGGCGATAAAGACCCATCTCGAGGAATTCGTCGAGGGCATCGAGGGGGCGGCCACGCCTTCGGACCTGGGCGGCGTCATCCTTCGGACACTCTCGGCCAAGACAGAGGGGCGCCCGTCGCTTTTCGCCCCGCGCCCGGTCCTGGCCGAGATCGAGGCCGCGCTTCTGGACGAGATCGCGCATGCCGAGCGCTTCATCTATATCGAAACGCAGTTCCTGCGGGACCGGCGGATCGCGCGCGCGCTGGCCCGGCGGGCGCGCGAACAGCCGTCGCTCCAATTGATGGTCGTGCTGCCCGGCGCGCCCGAGGACGTCGCCTATATGGGGGCCACGCGCAGCGATGCGCGGTTCGGGGAATACCTGCAGTTCTCCTGCATCCGGAAGCTCCGGCGCGCGTTTCGCGGGCGTATCTTCGTCGGGTCCCCGGTCCAGCCGCGCACCGCGCAGGGGACCGGCCGGGACACGCTCCACGGCGCACCGCTGGTCTATGTCCATGCGAAGGTCTGCGTCATCGACGACGGGTTCGCCATGGTGGGGAGCGCGAACCTCAACGGGCGCAGCCTGCGCTGGGACACCGAACTGGCCTTGCCGATCCGGGATCGGGCGATCGCGACCCACCTGCGCGAGCGATGCCTGCGGCACTGGTGCGGCGATATGGAGGAGGTGGACGCGCTCTTGTCGCCCGAAACCGCTGTCCCGGCGTGGCAGCGGCTGGCGCTGGAAAACGCGCGCCGCAAGCCCGAGACGCGCCAAGGCTTCCTCGTGCCTTACCTGACCGGGCCCGCTAGGCGGTTCGGGCGAAGCCTGCCCGCGATGCCCGAAGAGATCGTCTGA
- a CDS encoding nitrate- and nitrite sensing domain-containing protein, whose amino-acid sequence MRLIRSLTVRQSMILVFLSGFATALLFAGSVILGDIRDSRAHGAEAGIIALDDALSRVSRAMLLERGASTAWLAFGGADWADAVGQARVATDRAFRDAEMRTADGRLLAQAGLATVSLGSWRQAQGSLRNRIDGGTTDLAALYEVMARDNAAVLAAMTSATDRSRSAALAQRLHASINLSRAMNALGEWRDRGVIARASAMAAGRPDQNQIADMAAARGRFDGLLAGFRQVAGRGLGEIELTFGAWTQLGSAAAPSGLDTWVADPSERAEGVGVPTWFADVDTRIGMLGTARRAYLDHLGQLIRQDAAAAMASARSKALLLSGMALLFGGVAIISVRSTDQSLQKIVRSICHLSLGATDAPIPHCPQKDLDKVGRALELLRASQVARDRELAANEDLRGRFDATMQRMLSGAANGRSAERLDVLGMDAPTAVLARGINQLLDRVEDKRDTA is encoded by the coding sequence ATGCGCCTAATCCGATCCCTCACCGTCCGGCAGTCGATGATCCTCGTGTTTCTGTCGGGCTTCGCGACCGCGTTGCTCTTTGCCGGCTCGGTCATCCTGGGCGATATCCGCGATTCCCGCGCCCATGGTGCCGAGGCCGGGATCATCGCGCTGGACGATGCGCTGTCGCGCGTCTCGCGGGCGATGCTGCTGGAACGCGGGGCCTCGACGGCGTGGCTCGCCTTCGGTGGCGCCGACTGGGCGGATGCCGTCGGACAGGCGCGCGTCGCCACCGACCGCGCCTTTCGCGACGCCGAGATGCGCACCGCCGATGGCCGCCTGCTGGCGCAGGCCGGGCTCGCGACCGTCTCGCTTGGCTCTTGGCGCCAAGCGCAGGGAAGTCTTCGGAACCGCATCGATGGCGGGACGACCGATCTCGCAGCGCTCTATGAGGTCATGGCGCGCGACAATGCCGCCGTCCTCGCAGCGATGACCAGCGCCACGGACCGGTCGCGCAGCGCCGCCCTCGCACAGCGCCTTCATGCCAGCATCAACCTCTCGCGGGCGATGAACGCGCTCGGGGAATGGCGGGACCGAGGCGTCATCGCACGCGCCAGTGCGATGGCCGCAGGTCGGCCCGATCAGAACCAGATCGCAGACATGGCTGCCGCGCGGGGACGGTTCGACGGCCTGCTTGCGGGGTTTCGCCAAGTGGCGGGACGCGGACTCGGTGAGATCGAGCTGACATTCGGCGCCTGGACACAGCTTGGATCTGCTGCGGCGCCGAGCGGCCTCGACACCTGGGTGGCGGACCCCTCTGAGCGCGCCGAAGGGGTCGGCGTCCCGACCTGGTTCGCGGATGTCGACACGAGGATAGGGATGCTCGGGACCGCGCGCCGCGCATATCTCGACCATCTCGGACAGCTCATCCGGCAGGATGCCGCCGCCGCGATGGCGTCGGCCCGGTCGAAGGCGCTGCTGCTCTCGGGCATGGCGCTGCTCTTCGGCGGGGTCGCGATCATCTCGGTGCGGTCCACGGACCAATCGCTCCAGAAGATCGTGCGCAGCATCTGCCACCTGTCGCTTGGGGCGACGGACGCGCCGATCCCGCATTGCCCCCAGAAGGATCTCGACAAGGTCGGCCGCGCGCTCGAATTGCTGCGCGCCAGCCAGGTCGCACGAGACCGCGAACTTGCGGCGAACGAGGATCTGCGCGGCCGCTTCGACGCGACGATGCAGCGAATGCTCAGCGGTGCGGCGAATGGCCGATCCGCCGAGCGTCTCGACGTGCTCGGGATGGACGCACCGACAGCGGTGCTCGCGCGCGGCATCAACCAACTGCTCGACCGGGTCGAGGACAAGAGGGACACGGCCTGA
- a CDS encoding circularly permuted type 2 ATP-grasp protein, whose product MNSAPNFDEMTDPDGSVRDAYAAFERWFSEEETGDLRQKAREAEEIFRLTGITFNVYGEAEAGERLIPFDIVPRIIAAREWKKLSRGIEQRVRALNAFLYDIHHRQEIVRAGRLPYEMLARNEAYLPQMIGVEPPGGVYTHIVGIDLVRTGPDEFYVLEDNARTPSGVSYMLENRETMLGMFPELFTQNRVQRVSSYPQNLHASLAACAPPACDGDPVVAVLTPGIHNSAYYEHSFLADEMGVELVEGHDLRVVDGRVAMRTTRGYKPIDVLYRRVDDEYIDPLNFSPDSVLGVPGIFDVYRAGAITIANAPGTGVADDKAIYSYMPEIVEFYTGEKPLLENVPTWRCSDPDSLGHVLDNLEDLVVKEVHGSGGYGMLIGPTASKKDIRAFRKKLEARPSNYIAQPTLSLSTVPIFAKEGLAPRHVDLRPFVLVSPDRIDITPGGLTRVALKKGSLVVNSSQGGGTKDTWVLEDE is encoded by the coding sequence ATGAACTCAGCGCCCAATTTCGACGAGATGACCGACCCCGACGGATCGGTCCGCGACGCCTATGCCGCCTTCGAGCGCTGGTTTTCGGAGGAGGAGACCGGCGACCTGCGCCAGAAGGCGCGCGAGGCCGAGGAGATCTTCCGGCTGACCGGCATCACCTTCAACGTCTACGGCGAGGCCGAGGCGGGCGAACGGCTGATCCCCTTCGACATCGTGCCGCGCATCATCGCCGCGCGTGAATGGAAGAAGCTGTCGCGCGGGATCGAGCAGCGCGTGCGCGCGCTCAATGCCTTCCTCTACGACATCCACCACCGCCAGGAGATCGTCCGTGCCGGGCGGTTGCCCTACGAGATGCTGGCCCGCAACGAGGCCTACCTGCCGCAGATGATCGGGGTCGAGCCGCCGGGCGGGGTCTACACCCATATCGTGGGCATCGACCTCGTGCGGACGGGGCCGGACGAATTCTACGTCCTCGAGGACAATGCCCGCACGCCCTCGGGCGTCAGCTACATGCTGGAAAACCGCGAAACGATGCTGGGCATGTTCCCCGAGCTCTTTACGCAGAACCGCGTCCAGCGCGTGTCCTCCTACCCGCAGAACCTCCATGCCAGCCTCGCGGCTTGCGCGCCCCCGGCCTGCGATGGCGACCCGGTCGTCGCCGTCCTGACGCCCGGCATCCATAACTCCGCCTATTACGAGCACAGCTTTCTCGCCGACGAGATGGGCGTGGAGCTGGTCGAGGGTCACGACCTGCGCGTCGTGGACGGCCGCGTCGCGATGCGCACGACCCGCGGCTACAAGCCCATCGACGTGCTCTACCGGCGGGTGGACGACGAATATATCGACCCTCTGAACTTCAGCCCGGATTCCGTGCTGGGCGTGCCGGGCATCTTCGACGTCTACCGCGCCGGCGCCATCACCATCGCCAATGCGCCGGGCACAGGCGTGGCCGACGACAAGGCGATCTACAGCTACATGCCTGAGATCGTGGAGTTCTACACCGGCGAAAAGCCCCTTCTGGAGAACGTGCCGACCTGGCGATGTTCGGATCCGGACAGCCTTGGTCACGTGCTCGACAATCTCGAGGACCTCGTCGTCAAGGAGGTGCACGGCTCGGGCGGCTACGGGATGCTGATCGGTCCGACTGCATCGAAGAAGGACATCCGGGCGTTCCGCAAGAAGCTCGAGGCGCGACCCTCGAACTACATCGCGCAGCCGACGCTGTCGCTGTCGACGGTTCCGATCTTCGCCAAGGAGGGGCTGGCGCCGCGGCACGTGGACCTGCGGCCGTTCGTTCTCGTCTCGCCCGACCGGATCGACATCACGCCCGGTGGACTGACGCGCGTGGCGCTCAAGAAGGGATCGCTCGTCGTGAACTCGTCCCAGGGCGGCGGCACCAAGGACACCTGGGTGCTGGAGGACGAATGA
- a CDS encoding alpha-E domain-containing protein, with the protein MLGKTAGGLLWMFRYLERTENIARLVETGHRIALTRPDRAETEWASVLSTAGVRQAFDAAHDDVTAEAVIDWLLRSPDNASSVLACVESARMNARTVRTALTREVWEAVNECWMTLRADLSRKVTMRSLPKVLGAIRQRSAFVRGTMHGTMLRNEIFDFSRLGTFMERADATARLLDVKYYVLLPTAAGVGSPLDNAQWEVILRSVSAENAFLMVHGRTRRPADIARFLMLDKRMPRSLAFCYKKIGGNLGYLERDHGIRMPSHDLAEEVCRKLDSASIESVFEEGLHEFLQDFLRMNAALGAQIETDYRFVK; encoded by the coding sequence ATGCTCGGCAAAACGGCAGGCGGTCTCCTGTGGATGTTTCGATATCTGGAGCGGACTGAGAATATCGCGCGGCTGGTCGAGACCGGCCATCGCATCGCCCTGACGCGCCCCGACCGCGCGGAAACCGAATGGGCCTCGGTCCTCAGCACGGCGGGCGTGCGGCAGGCCTTCGATGCTGCCCATGACGACGTCACCGCCGAAGCGGTGATCGACTGGCTGCTGCGATCGCCGGACAACGCGTCCTCGGTCCTGGCCTGCGTGGAATCGGCGCGGATGAACGCGCGTACGGTCCGCACCGCCCTGACCCGCGAGGTCTGGGAGGCGGTCAACGAATGCTGGATGACGCTGCGCGCGGACCTGTCGCGCAAGGTCACGATGCGCAGCCTGCCCAAGGTCCTCGGCGCGATCCGACAGCGCTCGGCCTTCGTGCGGGGCACGATGCATGGCACGATGCTGCGCAACGAGATCTTCGACTTCTCGCGATTGGGGACCTTCATGGAGCGTGCGGACGCCACCGCGCGGCTTCTGGACGTGAAGTACTACGTGCTCCTGCCGACCGCCGCCGGTGTCGGCTCGCCCCTCGACAACGCGCAATGGGAGGTGATCCTGCGCTCGGTCTCGGCCGAGAACGCGTTCTTGATGGTGCACGGCCGGACCCGCCGACCGGCCGACATCGCGAGGTTCCTGATGCTCGACAAGCGGATGCCGCGCAGTCTGGCGTTCTGCTACAAGAAGATTGGCGGCAATCTCGGCTATCTCGAACGCGACCATGGCATCCGGATGCCCAGCCACGACCTCGCCGAGGAGGTCTGCCGCAAGCTCGACAGTGCCAGCATCGAGAGCGTGTTCGAAGAGGGGCTGCACGAGTTCCTGCAGGATTTCCTGCGGATGAACGCGGCACTCGGGGCGCAGATCGAAACCGATTACAGGTTCGTCAAATGA
- a CDS encoding transglutaminase family protein: MTRRLDIRHVTTYRWDGPTTYGLQQLRLTPKNRPDQKILSWDTRIEGGRIEVEFDDANANRTQLVSINPGAGEIRIIAEGRVEMSDAGGVIGKQGGFVPLWMFLRPTDRTRRGSGTLAFAREVREMSDDLGQLHRLSEVIRDAVTYATGTTDVDMTAEEAIDAGTGVCQDHAHIFVTCARLLDRPARYVSGYLRMDGQDAQTATHAWAEAYVDGIGWVGFDVSNGISPDDRYVRVATGRDYAEAAPVTGVRQGAGIEAMDVELIVSEGQAQKQSQQ; this comes from the coding sequence ATGACCAGACGCCTCGATATACGCCACGTCACGACCTATCGCTGGGACGGCCCCACGACATATGGCCTCCAGCAGCTGCGCCTGACGCCGAAGAACCGCCCGGACCAGAAGATCCTGTCTTGGGATACCCGGATCGAGGGCGGGCGCATCGAGGTCGAGTTCGACGATGCGAATGCCAACCGGACGCAGCTGGTATCCATCAATCCCGGCGCGGGCGAGATCCGCATCATCGCCGAGGGCCGCGTCGAGATGAGCGATGCGGGCGGCGTCATCGGAAAGCAGGGCGGCTTCGTGCCCTTGTGGATGTTCCTGCGCCCGACGGATCGCACCCGGCGCGGCAGCGGCACGCTCGCCTTCGCGCGCGAGGTCCGCGAGATGTCGGACGATCTGGGCCAGCTCCACCGTCTGTCCGAGGTGATCCGCGACGCGGTGACCTACGCGACCGGCACGACGGACGTGGACATGACCGCCGAGGAGGCGATCGATGCGGGCACCGGCGTCTGCCAGGACCACGCGCATATCTTCGTCACCTGCGCGCGCCTGCTCGACCGGCCCGCGCGCTACGTCTCGGGCTACCTGCGGATGGACGGTCAGGACGCGCAGACCGCGACCCATGCCTGGGCCGAGGCCTATGTCGACGGGATCGGCTGGGTCGGGTTCGACGTCTCGAACGGCATCTCGCCCGACGACCGCTACGTGCGGGTCGCCACGGGCCGGGACTATGCGGAGGCCGCGCCGGTGACGGGCGTGCGCCAGGGCGCCGGGATCGAGGCGATGGATGTCGAGCTGATCGTCTCCGAGGGCCAGGCCCAGAAGCAGTCGCAGCAATAG
- a CDS encoding proteasome-type protease codes for MTYCVGLQLDRGLVFMSDTRTNAGVDNVSTYRKMHTWEVPGERAMVLMTAGNLATTQAVVSLLDERNLAPSERSPSLLTAPSMFQAARLIGETLRGVIADARDVKSKANTFNATMVFGGQVAGSPPRLYMIYPEGNFIEAQPDTPFFQIGETKYGRPILVRAYDPAMTFEVAAKLLMVSFDSTIRANLSVSTPLDLQLLETDTCRLGLDRRIQDSDADFAAISDGWSDALRTAFHSLPDVTL; via the coding sequence ATGACCTATTGCGTCGGCCTGCAACTCGATCGCGGCCTTGTCTTCATGTCCGACACGCGCACCAATGCCGGCGTCGACAACGTCTCGACCTATCGCAAGATGCACACCTGGGAGGTGCCGGGCGAGCGGGCGATGGTTCTGATGACCGCGGGTAATCTCGCCACCACGCAGGCCGTCGTCAGTCTTCTGGACGAGCGCAACCTCGCGCCCTCCGAACGCAGCCCCTCGCTCCTGACTGCGCCGTCGATGTTCCAGGCCGCGCGCCTGATCGGCGAAACGCTGCGGGGCGTCATCGCCGATGCGCGCGATGTGAAATCCAAGGCCAACACCTTCAACGCAACGATGGTCTTCGGCGGTCAGGTCGCGGGCTCGCCGCCCCGGCTCTACATGATCTATCCCGAGGGCAACTTCATCGAAGCGCAGCCCGATACGCCCTTCTTCCAGATCGGTGAGACGAAATACGGCCGCCCCATCCTCGTGCGCGCTTACGATCCGGCGATGACATTCGAGGTGGCCGCCAAGCTCCTGATGGTCAGCTTCGATTCAACGATCCGCGCCAACCTGTCGGTCAGCACGCCGCTGGACCTGCAACTCCTCGAGACCGATACCTGCCGCCTCGGGCTCGACCGCCGCATTCAGGACAGCGACGCCGATTTTGCGGCGATCTCGGACGGGTGGTCCGACGCGCTGCGCACCGCATTCCATAGCCTGCCCGACGTGACCCTCTGA
- a CDS encoding ABC transporter ATP-binding protein — protein MLLDVREIEKSYETGDGSQPVLRGVSLAIPAGRTLALTGESGSGKSTLLHLIGGLDAPDAGVIEIDGRDIAALDEAGRADMRRTTVGLVFQQFNLIPSLDVGANLTFHARLAGHPPDDVAALAERLGLAGHLDRYPEQLSGGQQQRVAIGRTLLARPKLVLADEPTGNLDEATGDAMLDVMRDMVVRAGAALLMVTHSERLAGRLDARLHLRAGRVT, from the coding sequence ATGCTGCTGGACGTGCGCGAGATCGAGAAGAGTTACGAGACGGGCGACGGGTCGCAGCCGGTCCTGCGCGGCGTCTCGCTCGCCATCCCCGCCGGACGCACGCTCGCCCTCACCGGCGAGAGCGGGTCGGGAAAGTCGACGCTCCTGCATCTGATCGGTGGCCTCGACGCGCCCGACGCGGGCGTCATCGAGATCGACGGCCGCGACATCGCCGCCCTCGATGAAGCGGGTCGGGCGGACATGCGGCGCACCACCGTGGGTCTCGTCTTCCAGCAGTTCAATCTCATCCCCTCGCTCGATGTCGGCGCCAACCTGACCTTTCATGCCCGGCTGGCGGGCCATCCGCCGGACGATGTGGCGGCGCTGGCCGAACGGCTCGGGCTGGCCGGGCATCTCGACCGCTACCCCGAGCAACTTTCGGGTGGCCAGCAGCAGCGCGTCGCCATCGGGCGGACGCTTCTGGCGCGCCCGAAGCTCGTCCTCGCCGACGAGCCGACCGGCAATCTCGACGAGGCGACCGGCGACGCGATGCTCGACGTGATGCGCGACATGGTCGTCCGGGCGGGTGCCGCCCTCCTGATGGTGACCCATTCCGAACGGCTCGCTGGGCGGCTCGACGCGCGGCTGCATCTGCGCGCCGGGCGCGTGACGTGA